The nucleotide window CTCTCCGCAAAAACGGCCCGCTCGCCAGCGATGCGGATATCGCACATCAATGCAATATCGAAGCCGGCACCGATCGCCGCACCATTGACGGCGCACACGGACGGGACCTCCATGTCATTGAGTGCTCGCGTAATGCGATGCAAACACCCTAGCAAGCGCTCGCGCACCGCTTCTACGCCGCCGTCCATGAGATCACTCCCGCTCTGCATGTCCTTCACGTTGCCGCCGGTGCAAAAGTGCTCGCCCGACGAGCGCAGCAGCACACAACGGACATCTGGCATGCGCCCAATCCCTTCGAGCGTGTCCGAGAGCGCACCGGACATCTCGACGGTCAGCGCGTTCCCGTTCTCCGGGATATTCAACGTTATCGTCAAGACTCCCGAATCCAATGACGTCAGAACCGGCGACCCGCCCTCCTTAACTTGCGTTGGCATGAACTGCGCCTCCCTTCGAAGATTGATGAATGGCGCCGTCATCGAGCAGTTTGGCAATCTCTTCCTGACTGACGCCATAACTCGCGAGCACGTCCCTTGTGTGCTCGCCGTTGAGCGGCGCGGCCCTGTCCTCGTAGTCAGGCGCCCCTTCCGCGGCACTCAATGCAAATCGATTCGTCCGGATGCGCCCCGCGACCGGATGCGCCATCGTCGCCGCCAGCCCGCTTTCGGCATACTCCCGGGACTCGATGACATCGCTGTACGTCGCGACCGGAGCGCAAATGATGTCGCGCGCACTGAGCCGCCGCATCCACTCGGCTGTGGACCGCTCAGCGAATATCGCGGAGAGCCGTTCGTGGAGCGCGTTGCGGTTTTGCACCCGCGCGTCGTTGTCGAAAAACCGCGGATCCGCCTCAAGCTCGGGGACAGCCAATTCGTCGCACAATGCGCGCCAACGCGCCGGGTGATAGGCGACGACGACCATCCACCCGTCCTGCGTCGGATAGGCTTCGTTGGGCGCCGCATAGGGTGCGGCACTGCCTACTCTGTCGGGATTTCGACCGGACGCGAAGAACGATGAGAAGCCGATCTGCTGCAGCATCACCGTTGCGTTGTAAAGGCTGACATCGAGATACTGTCCCCCTTACCGTCACGGACACGGTGGAGCGCCGCGAGGATGGCGACCGCGGCCAGATAGCCACCCACCATGTCGGCAATCGGCACCGGAACCTTCAGGGGATCGGCGTTGGCCGATCCCAAGGTGCTCATCAGTCCGCTCACCGCCTGGATGATTCCGTCGACGCCAGGGCGGGTACGATTGGCCCCGCCCTGCCCGAACGCCGAGATGGAGCAGTAAACGAGCTGGGGGTTGATCTCGCGCACCGACGCAAAAGAGAGCCCCATGGATGCCATCACGCCCGGGCGGAAATTTTCGACAAGGACGTCCGCATGACGGAGCATCTTGCGAACCACGCGCCGACCCGCCTCGGTCTTCAGGTTGATGGCAACGCTCTGCTTATTGCGATTGACGCTCATGAATGCCGGGCTCTCGCCATTCACCCAAGGTGGCCCGATCTTGCGTCCCAGTTCCCCTTCCGGCGGCTCGATCTTGACGACGTCCGCGCCGAGATCCGCCAGCGTCATTGAACACACGGGACCCGCGAGGACGTGCGAGAAATCGAGCACTCGCACGCGACTTAGGCTGTCTCTTAACATTTTCGATTGTCCTGTCTCCTGACTTGCCGGAATGCCAAGCCATCAGGCGAGCATAGGTAGCGCGCTCGCACGCGACAATCGACTTTTTCGAACCGACGCTTTGACTTTTTGTTAAGAGGTTCGGCTACTCGGCTACTCGGCGACTAAGGTCACCAGCCAATCCCGAAAGGTTTCAAGCGCCGGCGAGGCGCGGCGCGTCTCGGGCCAGGCAAAGTAGTAGGTGTGTTCGCCGCGGTCCAGCCGAAACGAGAACGGCGCGATGAGCGTGCCATTGGCCAGTTCGGGAAGCACCAGCGCTTCCTGCGCAATCGCGACGCCGTGGCCTTCGATCGCAGCCTGATAGGCAAGCAACGACGTCTCATAGCGCATCTCACGTCGCCGCGGATTCAACGGCATGCCTGCGGCTTTGAGCCAGAGATTCCAATCCTCGGGGCGCGCAAGCGAATGCAGCAGCGTTTCGCAACGAAGCTGGCCGTCGCGGTTGATCGGGCATGACGGCGCCACCACCGGGACAAGGACGTTGCGCATCAGGCGTTGTACGTTGACCCCAGGCCAGGTGCCGTCTCCCAACTGAATGCCGGCGTCAATGGCTTCACGAGCGAAATTCAGCGGCGCAGGAGACGTCGTAAGTTGCACCTCGATGTCTGCGTGCAACCGGTGAAAATTGGCCAACCGGGGGATCAGCCACCTCACTGCGAAGGTGGCAGGCGAGCGAATCTTCAATACGGCAGCCCGACGTCCCGACGAGCGAATGCCTGTGGTCGCGTCGCGAAGCGCAGAAAATAACGGCATCAATTCGGCCAGATAGCTGGCACCCGCGGCAGTCAGTTCGAGCCGACCTTTGACGCGCTCGAACAGATCGACGCCAAGGTAATCCTCAAGCGCCCTCACCTGCCGGCTGACCGCCGCCGGTGTCACCGCCAACTCGTTCGCCGCCTTTGTAATGCTCAACAAGCGCCCAGTCGCTTCAAAAGCACGTGCAGGGTTTAGCGGGGGAAGCGACTCTCGGCGTTCCATTGGCGCGATCCAGGCATGAGGTGAATTGCCGAAATTCTCTTTCACCTCGAAGGAATGGGCAACAGCTATACTCCGGCCATTTTCGCGCGCCGTTGCGAGATTCCAATAACGGGAGCGAGGTCGAAGACCTCGTCAAACCTTCGCTCACTTGCGCCCGGCGCGCAAAGTTGGGCCAACTGGCGCGACAGTCGATCGTACGCGACGTCGCGTTCGGCAACTCGCCACTCAGTGGACATCCGTCGGGTCAGCGACTTGACTTCGTCCAACGTATAGGCAAGCGCCGACGGTGCGCCGGAGTCCAGTCGCACGACGCGACCATCGCGCAATACAACATCGATTCGGCAATGGAACGGCGCAAGCGACGTGTCCGCGACCACCTCGATTCGGCGGCTCCTGTCGTGCAACGCGGCAGGCGCATGCCCTGGCGTAAAGTCGGCCAATGTCAGCGTGTCGTTCTCGAGCACGGTTTGCAGCATGAATGCCGCGCTCATGATGGCACTGGAAGCGCTATCAAACGGCCCATGACGGTCCACCCCGGGATAACGGGCGTATGCGGGATGCAAGGCGAGCGTCATGCGTTCGACATCGCTCGCCGTAAAGCCGTCGCGGTGCTTCCCGTCGATCAGCGTCTTGACCGGTAGCTGGTTGATTGTGCAGCCT belongs to Pandoraea pnomenusa and includes:
- a CDS encoding enoyl-CoA hydratase-related protein; translation: MPTQVKEGGSPVLTSLDSGVLTITLNIPENGNALTVEMSGALSDTLEGIGRMPDVRCVLLRSSGEHFCTGGNVKDMQSGSDLMDGGVEAVRERLLGCLHRITRALNDMEVPSVCAVNGAAIGAGFDIALMCDIRIAGERAVFAESFLRLGLVSGIGGAWFLNRVVGPAKALEMTLTSEFVDASEARRLGIVSKVVPDDRLDAEALALARKIAAHPPKAARMAKSLVRQSATASLAAALEMAAGMQAILLCGSEHKAAVTTFLENRAAAKRHWQQAEQSRRRDRSD
- a CDS encoding LysR substrate-binding domain-containing protein — its product is MERRESLPPLNPARAFEATGRLLSITKAANELAVTPAAVSRQVRALEDYLGVDLFERVKGRLELTAAGASYLAELMPLFSALRDATTGIRSSGRRAAVLKIRSPATFAVRWLIPRLANFHRLHADIEVQLTTSPAPLNFAREAIDAGIQLGDGTWPGVNVQRLMRNVLVPVVAPSCPINRDGQLRCETLLHSLARPEDWNLWLKAAGMPLNPRRREMRYETSLLAYQAAIEGHGVAIAQEALVLPELANGTLIAPFSFRLDRGEHTYYFAWPETRRASPALETFRDWLVTLVAE